One stretch of Hevea brasiliensis isolate MT/VB/25A 57/8 chromosome 12, ASM3005281v1, whole genome shotgun sequence DNA includes these proteins:
- the LOC110639965 gene encoding glycine-rich protein DOT1-like, with the protein MKRQNVVSWGLVLLAFGLCSFILLQAKEEARSLNVERHMGDENKQMHGVKGLKAGYGTFAGGYEVGSGGGFGYGSGGGGAGWPGLGGGYGKGGGIGIGDGGYGSGGGNGGGFGQGGGYGNGMGQGGGYGTGGGIGGGFGGGGGGGGFGSGTGYGSGGTGGGGGGGGSGGGGGGSGGYKAYGSDYGSKHRS; encoded by the exons ATGAAAAGACAAAATGTGGTGTCATGGGGTCTCGTCCTTCTGGCGTTTGGGCTCTGTAGTTTTATCCTTCTTCAAGCCAAGGAAGAAGCGAGGTCACTCAATGTGGAGCGTCATATGGGCGATGAAAATAAACAAATGCATGGTGTCAAGGGCCTAAAGGCTGGCTATGGAACATTTGCTGGTGGTTACGAAGTAGGGTCAGGTGGTGGTTTTGGCTATGGCTCGGGTGGTGGTGGGGCCGGATGGCCTGGTCTCGGAGGAGGTTACGGGAAAGGTGGTGGAATAGGCATTGGGGATGGTGGGTATGGGTCAG GTGGGGGTAATGGCGGTGGCTTTGGTCAAGGTGGGGGCTATGGCAATGGCATGGGGCAAGGTGGTGGTTACGGTACAGGTGGTGGTATTGGTGGGGGGTTTGGTGGTGGAGGTGGAGGAGGTGGATTTGGCTCAGGCACAGGATATGGTAGTGGTGGCACAGGCGGGGGTGGGGGTGGGGGTGGAagcggaggtggaggtggaggcagTGGCGGTTACAAGGCCTACGGTTCTGATTATGGATCAAAACACAGGTCTTGA
- the LOC110639974 gene encoding acyl-CoA-binding domain-containing protein 3, with translation MELLQELFLTAVVAVLFSFLIAKLVSIAMAGGDSSRDSQLSKSQIIDQNENISGYVDDSISEDLQHFESLKVQGFKSEKRVEFVEEGSQKVDEFVGEPVEVEKVGELVNRDEAIETECLQLPRKSTEEGLKEEEESSEDMLGKRVADIKLNREVGVILADDTNAIEQSDEVIEGRVFHDNLLKENREIESIGVEFSVEKDVIEESEEIRVVESGEKQKAQVKKIDIDSDEDDWEGIERSELEQVFAKAAKFVEFGDKDGGLTSLGNDVQMELYGLHKVATEGPCREQPPMALKVAARAKWNAWQRLGNMNQEVAMEQYIALVSDKVPGWMEDKSTVGGGPGSSEAAKTGVVASELSTSPSHHPNIAEERNPEVLPDIEKNDFTGGPNL, from the exons ATGGAGCTGCTTCAAGAGCTCTTTCTCACGGCTGTTGTTGCtgtccttttctcttttcttataGCTAAACTTGTTTCAATAGCTATGGCTGGTGGCGATTCTAGTCGCGATTCGCAGCTGTCCAAGAGTCAAATTATTGATCAGAATGAGAACATTTCTGGATATGTTGATGATAGTATCTCGGAGGATTTGCAGCATTTTGAAAGTTTGAAGGTTCAGGGGTTTAAGAGCGAGAAGAGAGTCGAGTTTGTGGAAGAAGGTTCCCAGAAGGTCGATGAATTTGTTGGAGAACCGGTTGAGGTTGAGAAGGTTGGGGAATTGGTGAACCGCGATGAGGCAATTGAAACTGAATGCCTTCAATTGCCTCGAAAATCAACCGAAGAAGGTTTAAAGGAAGAGGAAGAATCGTCGGAGGATATGTTGGGGAAGAGAGTAGCAGATATCAAGTTAAACAGAGAAGTCGGCGTAATATTGGCTGATGATACGAATGCCATTGAACAATCTGACGAGGTTATCGAAGGAAGAGTTTTTCATGATAATTTGCTTAAAGAAAACAGAGAAATTGAGTCCATTGGAGTAGAATTCTCTGTTGAAAAGGATGTAATAGAAGAATCTGAGGAGATTCGGGTCGTGGAGAGCGGAGAAAAGCAAAAAGCTCAAGTGAAGAAAATAGATATTGATAGTGATGAGGATGATTGGGAGGGGATTGAGAGGAGTGAATTGGAGCAGGTCTTTGCAAAAGCAGCAAAGTTTGTGGAGTTTGGAGATAAGGATGGAGGTTTGACAAGCTTAGGGAACGATGTGCAAATGGAACTGTATGGGCTTCATAAGGTAGCTACTGAGGGGCCCTGCCGCGAGCAGCCCCCTATGGCTCTCAAAGTTGCTGCTCGCGCCAAGTG GAATGCTTGGCAAAGGCTGGGAAACATGAATCAAGAGGTGGCTATGGAGCAGTATATTGCCCTTGTATCGGATAAAGTACCGGGTTGGATGGAAGACAAATCTACT GTTGGTGGTGGCCCAGGATCATCTGAAGCAGCAAAAACTGGTGTTGTGGCTTCAGAGTTAAGTACATCTCCATCCCATCATCCAAATATTGCAGAGGAAAG GAATCCAGAAGTGCTGCCTGATATTGAGAAAAATGATTTTACTGGAGGCCCAAACTTATAG
- the LOC110639954 gene encoding uncharacterized protein At2g23090, which yields MGGGNGQKSKMACERNMENQKAAKGSQLESNKKAMTIQCKVCRQTFICTTTEVNCREHAEVKHPKSDVYACFPHLKK from the exons atGGGAGGCGGCAATGGACAGAAATCAAAGATGGCTTGCGAGAGGAACATGGAGAATCAAAAAGCAGCTAAGG GAAGTCAGCTTGAATCAAACAAGAAAGCCATGACGATTCAA TGCAAGGTGTGCAGGCAGACATTCATTTGTACCACAACAGAGGTGAATTGCAGAGAGCATGCAGAAGTAAAACACCCAAAATCTGACGTATATGCGTGTTTTCCGCACCTCAAGAAATGA